A genome region from Sphingomonas anseongensis includes the following:
- a CDS encoding MlaD family protein, whose product METRSNYILVGAVTLAMLVGLLIFTVWLAGLSNRETRCFDIYFTQGVGGLNKGSNVTFNGVPVGQISKISLLPDRPEFIWVRIDVERETPVVQGTTAEIHGVGFTGVSEIQLTGASRGAPPIQQTGPQGCPVIPSSTSGLGALLNSAPELMERIQRLTERLTELLSDKNQNAISDILENVDRTTKVLADRAPDLADTLRDTRVAVHNAGIAAEQVGALARNTNALVTDQGRPAVENLNKAIASVQSAADNLDAMLSDARPGVQNFSKSTLPELNHLVRDLRELTQSLEGVSSRVEQGGIGGALGPEKLPDYKPGKKQ is encoded by the coding sequence ATGGAAACGCGGTCGAACTACATCTTGGTAGGCGCAGTCACGCTGGCGATGCTCGTCGGCTTGCTGATCTTCACGGTCTGGCTTGCCGGCCTGTCGAACCGGGAAACCCGATGCTTCGACATCTACTTCACTCAAGGCGTAGGCGGGCTGAACAAGGGCTCCAACGTCACCTTCAACGGTGTTCCCGTCGGCCAGATCAGCAAGATCTCGCTACTCCCCGACCGGCCCGAGTTCATCTGGGTCCGCATCGACGTCGAGCGCGAAACTCCGGTCGTCCAAGGCACGACCGCGGAAATCCACGGCGTCGGCTTTACCGGCGTTAGCGAAATCCAGCTGACCGGCGCATCGCGGGGCGCGCCCCCGATCCAGCAGACAGGTCCGCAAGGCTGCCCCGTCATTCCGTCGAGCACCAGCGGCCTTGGCGCGTTGCTCAACAGCGCTCCGGAGCTGATGGAACGCATCCAGAGGCTCACCGAACGTCTGACCGAGCTACTGTCCGACAAGAACCAGAACGCGATCTCCGACATCCTCGAGAATGTCGATCGCACCACCAAGGTGCTTGCAGACCGCGCTCCCGATCTCGCAGACACGCTCCGCGACACTCGGGTGGCGGTCCACAACGCCGGCATTGCGGCCGAACAGGTCGGAGCGCTTGCGCGGAACACCAACGCGCTTGTCACCGACCAGGGCCGCCCCGCGGTGGAGAACCTGAACAAGGCGATAGCTTCGGTTCAGTCGGCCGCCGACAATCTCGATGCGATGCTCAGCGACGCCCGGCCCGGAGTTCAGAACTTCAGCAAGTCGACGCTGCCCGAGCTCAATCACCTGGTCCGCGACCTTCGCGAGCTGACGCAGTCGCTCGAAGGGGTCTCGTCGCGGGTCGAGCAAGGCGGAATCGGCGGCGCTCTCGGGCCTGAGAAGCTGCCCGACTACAAACCGGGGAAGAAGCAATGA
- a CDS encoding ABC transporter ATP-binding protein: MTNPKDCSPVITVQGLRNSFGEQVVHENLDLTVCRGEILGVVGGSGTGKSVLMRSIIGLQRPDEGEVEVLGESMIDRDEDEAKNIRRRWGILFQNGALFSTLTVAENVEVPIREYFPYIDKQLMDEIASYKIAMSALPQDAGPKFPSELSGGMVKRAGLARALALDPELLFLDEPTAGLDPIAAASFDELILSLQKKLDLTVFLITHDLDTLYAICDRVAVLADKKVIAVGTIPELLALDHPWIQEYFNGPRGRAAADTAEEKVDA, translated from the coding sequence ATGACGAACCCGAAAGACTGCTCGCCGGTCATCACCGTCCAGGGGCTTCGCAACAGCTTTGGCGAGCAGGTCGTCCACGAGAATCTGGACCTGACCGTCTGCCGCGGCGAGATTCTCGGCGTCGTCGGTGGGTCGGGAACCGGCAAGTCGGTCCTAATGCGCTCGATCATCGGCCTCCAGAGGCCCGACGAGGGCGAGGTCGAGGTCCTTGGCGAGAGCATGATCGACCGCGACGAGGACGAAGCGAAGAACATTCGCCGGCGCTGGGGAATTCTCTTCCAGAACGGTGCCCTCTTCTCGACGCTGACGGTCGCGGAGAATGTCGAGGTGCCGATCCGGGAATATTTCCCCTACATCGACAAGCAACTGATGGACGAGATCGCGTCCTACAAGATCGCGATGAGCGCCCTTCCCCAAGATGCCGGCCCGAAGTTCCCTTCGGAACTGTCCGGAGGCATGGTGAAGCGCGCCGGCCTCGCGCGGGCGCTCGCGCTCGACCCCGAGCTCCTGTTCCTCGACGAGCCGACCGCCGGCCTCGATCCGATCGCGGCTGCGTCGTTTGACGAGCTCATCCTTTCGCTCCAGAAGAAGCTGGACCTCACCGTCTTCTTGATCACCCACGACCTCGACACATTGTACGCCATCTGCGACCGTGTCGCGGTGCTTGCTGACAAGAAAGTGATAGCGGTCGGAACGATCCCGGAATTATTGGCTTTGGACCACCCCTGGATCCAGGAATATTTCAACGGGCCGCGTGGACGTGCCGCGGCGGACACGGCTGAGGAAAAGGTCGACGCCTGA
- a CDS encoding ABC transporter permease gives MAGSITISRAATTAREIADHPDPLTIDLSNVRNMDTVGAWLVYRTVRDRNAKVTGASEQVTSLLEQVADADHPVKVHPEERGGFIRVVRELGEWVAEAGVTLVGLLGFFGATLIGFANLIKRPKRFRVNAVVQRFDVVGVRALGIIGLMSFLIGIVVAQQGAVQLQQFGAEIYTINLIGRITVRELGTLMTAIMVAGRSGSAFAAQIGTMKITEEIDAMRTIGVSPVEALVIPRLIATVIMMPLLAFWAMLMSLIGGGIFVWLVLSIPPLTYIQRLQEVIPITDLWIGLIKAPVFGFIIALAGCFQGMLVEGNSEEVGQRTTTAVVQSIFLVIVLDSVFAVFFSSIGWR, from the coding sequence ATGGCGGGGTCGATCACGATCTCGCGCGCTGCGACCACGGCACGCGAGATTGCCGACCATCCCGACCCGCTGACCATAGACCTCAGCAATGTCAGGAACATGGACACTGTCGGCGCCTGGCTGGTCTATCGCACTGTCCGCGACCGCAACGCCAAGGTGACGGGAGCGAGCGAACAGGTCACGAGCCTGCTCGAGCAGGTCGCCGATGCCGACCACCCCGTTAAGGTCCACCCGGAAGAGCGGGGTGGATTCATCCGCGTGGTTCGCGAGCTTGGCGAATGGGTCGCGGAGGCGGGCGTCACCCTCGTCGGCCTTCTCGGCTTCTTCGGGGCGACGCTGATCGGCTTCGCCAACCTGATCAAGCGGCCCAAGCGTTTCCGGGTCAACGCCGTCGTCCAGCGCTTCGACGTCGTCGGAGTGCGTGCTCTCGGAATCATCGGGCTGATGAGCTTCCTGATCGGGATCGTCGTCGCCCAGCAGGGCGCGGTCCAGCTCCAGCAGTTCGGAGCCGAAATCTACACGATCAACCTGATCGGCCGGATCACCGTCCGCGAGCTCGGCACCTTGATGACGGCGATCATGGTCGCGGGCCGCTCCGGCTCCGCATTCGCCGCGCAGATCGGCACGATGAAGATCACCGAGGAGATCGACGCGATGCGGACGATCGGAGTCTCGCCGGTCGAGGCGCTGGTCATTCCGCGCCTGATCGCGACGGTGATCATGATGCCCTTGCTTGCCTTCTGGGCGATGCTGATGTCGCTGATCGGCGGCGGGATCTTCGTCTGGCTGGTCCTGTCGATACCTCCGCTCACCTACATCCAGCGGCTGCAGGAGGTGATCCCGATCACCGACCTTTGGATCGGCCTCATCAAGGCGCCGGTTTTCGGGTTCATCATCGCTCTTGCCGGATGCTTCCAGGGCATGCTCGTGGAGGGCAATTCGGAGGAAGTCGGGCAGCGGACGACGACCGCCGTTGTCCAGTCGATCTTTCTAGTGATCGTGCTCGATTCCGTCTTCGCCGTCTTCTTCAGCTCGATCGGGTGGCGGTGA
- a CDS encoding CDP-alcohol phosphatidyltransferase family protein translates to MDEQSRPVFLPVGDNSARVFGLEGRERACRLAANAGFERVDSIPGGSPALLANMDFAWDPAWLRVMATRPGSVLEFEGHPVLAHVPVGHSRTPVEQAMTGAGGSLEGLERLDSQNAEITYDELRKRERPFVLPLSEETAGDVERAAYDASYKGVTDVLTLYLWRRPAFYLTRWAAEAGLTPNVITAFGGLLCVLAFFYFWFGNYWLGVAAGFIFMVLDTVDGKLARCTGTSSRWGEVLDHGIDLIHPPFWYWAWAHGLGTYGRPLEPVYETMLLATIVIGYVAQRVIEGIFIKRFAMHIHVWRPIDSRFRLVTARRNPNMVLLVLALLAGRPDVGLELVGAWTILSLIFHTVRLAQAEMRAWRGEPVVSWLT, encoded by the coding sequence ATGGACGAGCAAAGCCGCCCTGTTTTCCTTCCAGTCGGTGACAATTCGGCCCGCGTCTTTGGGCTGGAGGGCCGCGAGCGCGCCTGCCGGCTGGCCGCAAATGCGGGCTTCGAGAGGGTGGATTCCATCCCTGGGGGCAGTCCGGCGCTCCTTGCGAACATGGACTTCGCCTGGGACCCGGCGTGGCTGCGGGTGATGGCGACGCGACCGGGGAGCGTGCTGGAGTTCGAGGGTCACCCGGTGCTCGCGCACGTCCCGGTCGGCCATTCGCGGACCCCGGTCGAGCAGGCGATGACCGGCGCCGGAGGTTCCCTCGAAGGGCTGGAACGGCTGGACTCGCAGAATGCCGAGATCACTTACGACGAGCTGAGGAAACGCGAGCGGCCGTTCGTCCTTCCGCTGAGCGAAGAGACCGCGGGCGACGTCGAGCGCGCGGCATACGACGCCTCGTACAAGGGCGTTACCGACGTGCTGACGCTCTACCTGTGGCGACGGCCGGCCTTCTACCTGACCCGCTGGGCGGCCGAGGCGGGGCTGACCCCCAACGTCATCACCGCGTTCGGCGGGCTGCTGTGCGTCCTCGCCTTCTTCTATTTCTGGTTCGGCAATTACTGGCTGGGAGTGGCCGCGGGCTTCATCTTCATGGTGCTCGACACCGTCGACGGGAAGCTCGCGCGCTGCACGGGGACCTCGTCGCGATGGGGTGAGGTGCTCGACCACGGGATCGACCTCATCCACCCGCCCTTCTGGTACTGGGCCTGGGCGCACGGGCTGGGGACTTACGGCCGCCCGCTGGAGCCGGTCTATGAGACGATGCTGCTGGCAACGATCGTCATCGGCTATGTCGCGCAACGCGTGATCGAAGGCATCTTCATCAAGCGCTTCGCCATGCACATCCACGTGTGGCGGCCGATCGACAGCCGATTCCGGCTGGTCACTGCCCGCCGCAACCCGAACATGGTGCTCCTCGTCCTCGCCCTGCTCGCGGGGCGGCCGGACGTCGGGCTCGAGCTCGTCGGCGCGTGGACGATCCTGTCGCTGATTTTCCACACCGTCCGCCTGGCGCAGGCCGAGATGCGCGCGTGGCGGGGGGAGCCGGTCGTGTCCTGGCTGACATGA
- a CDS encoding nucleotidyltransferase family protein codes for MIAVVLAGSRPGSDPLAAAFGTDLKALVPVGGKPMVRWPVEALLASPRFSRVLVLAQEPERIAEALPAHPKLSVEKSLGSIAATLERMCFDPTLEWPLFVTTADHVLLDHGMIDEFCDLGELADIAIGVVERENLMARLPRSQRTWIRFRSGAYSGANMFLLSGKKVLPALEVWRSIEQDRKKAWSLLWALGPLTFVGAALRLRTIHQTLDRIGERLGAKIEAVDLSDPLAAVDVDKLADHGLVEQLLKERS; via the coding sequence ATGATCGCGGTCGTCCTGGCCGGCTCCAGGCCCGGGAGCGACCCGCTTGCGGCGGCCTTCGGGACCGACCTCAAGGCCCTCGTGCCCGTCGGCGGCAAGCCGATGGTTCGCTGGCCGGTCGAGGCCCTGCTCGCCTCGCCCCGCTTCTCGCGGGTGCTGGTGCTCGCGCAGGAGCCTGAGCGGATAGCCGAGGCCTTGCCCGCGCATCCCAAGCTCAGCGTCGAGAAGTCGCTCGGATCGATCGCCGCAACTCTCGAGCGCATGTGCTTCGACCCTACCTTGGAATGGCCGCTGTTCGTCACCACCGCCGACCACGTTCTTCTCGACCACGGCATGATCGACGAATTCTGCGACCTGGGGGAGCTTGCCGACATCGCGATCGGCGTGGTCGAGCGCGAAAATTTGATGGCGCGCTTGCCGAGGTCGCAGCGGACCTGGATTCGCTTCCGTTCGGGCGCCTACAGCGGCGCGAACATGTTCCTGCTGAGCGGCAAGAAGGTGCTTCCCGCGCTCGAAGTGTGGCGGTCGATCGAGCAGGACCGGAAGAAAGCCTGGTCATTGCTGTGGGCGCTTGGACCGCTCACCTTCGTCGGAGCGGCGCTTCGGCTCCGGACCATCCACCAGACGCTCGACAGGATCGGCGAAAGGCTGGGGGCCAAGATCGAGGCGGTCGACCTGTCCGACCCGCTCGCGGCGGTCGACGTCGACAAGCTTGCGGATCACGGGCTGGTCGAGCAGCTGCTCAAGGAACGCTCATGA
- a CDS encoding HAD family hydrolase, with protein sequence MSDLAVYDLDRTITRRPTYTLFLIHCAMRRQQWRLVFAPVVVLAMLAYAMGLFDRGRLKEICQTLLIGHKVHGRDLMPLAESFADATIARNIRPGARKAIERDRSEGRRLVLATASYRLYADAIAERLHFDDVIATGSVIGLDERVHARIEGSNCYGEEKMRMIADWVEKSGLLGKHGHVRFYSDHASDEPAFNWSDEPVAVNPHDRLARMAVERGWAVEDWG encoded by the coding sequence ATGAGCGACCTTGCGGTCTACGATCTCGACCGGACGATCACCCGTCGCCCGACCTATACCTTGTTCCTGATCCACTGCGCCATGCGGCGGCAGCAATGGCGGCTGGTCTTTGCCCCCGTCGTGGTCCTGGCGATGCTGGCTTATGCGATGGGCCTGTTCGACCGCGGCCGGCTGAAGGAGATCTGCCAGACGCTGTTGATCGGCCACAAGGTCCATGGGCGAGACCTCATGCCGCTGGCGGAAAGCTTCGCCGATGCGACCATCGCCCGCAACATCCGGCCGGGCGCTCGGAAGGCAATCGAACGTGACCGCTCCGAAGGACGCCGGCTGGTCCTCGCGACCGCATCGTACCGCCTCTACGCCGACGCGATCGCCGAGCGGCTGCATTTCGACGACGTGATCGCCACCGGCTCGGTGATCGGCCTCGATGAGCGCGTGCACGCACGGATCGAAGGCAGCAATTGCTACGGCGAGGAGAAGATGCGGATGATCGCCGACTGGGTCGAAAAATCAGGCCTGCTCGGCAAGCACGGCCACGTCCGCTTCTATTCCGACCACGCGTCCGACGAGCCGGCGTTCAACTGGTCGGACGAGCCGGTGGCGGTGAACCCGCATGACCGGCTTGCGCGCATGGCCGTGGAGAGAGGGTGGGCCGTGGAAGATTGGGGCTAA
- a CDS encoding acyl-CoA thioesterase has product MFRHDISVAEQDIDTMGHVNNSVYLRWVQDAVVHYWQSMAPAEAVAKHLWVALKHEITYRKPTFLNDRVVAEVIAEKVHGARSFFTTVVKRGEEVLAEVRSSWCCLDAVTMRPTRLGQDVVARFLTD; this is encoded by the coding sequence ATGTTTCGCCACGACATCAGTGTCGCCGAACAGGACATCGACACCATGGGGCACGTCAACAATTCCGTGTACCTTCGGTGGGTTCAGGACGCGGTCGTCCATTACTGGCAGAGCATGGCCCCAGCCGAGGCCGTCGCCAAGCACCTCTGGGTCGCGCTCAAGCATGAGATCACCTATCGCAAGCCGACCTTCCTGAACGACCGGGTCGTCGCCGAAGTGATCGCCGAAAAGGTGCACGGCGCGCGGAGCTTTTTCACCACAGTCGTGAAGCGCGGCGAAGAGGTTCTTGCCGAGGTGCGGAGCTCGTGGTGTTGCCTCGACGCGGTAACGATGCGTCCGACGCGGCTAGGCCAGGACGTGGTCGCCCGCTTCCTTACGGACTAG
- a CDS encoding cystathionine gamma-synthase family protein has translation MTNENENELSGTQKRRPKQSPTKIGNHQLSPSTLMMGYGFDPELSEGSLKPPIFLTSTFVFENAAAGKRFFEGVTGKRPGGAEGLIYSRFNGPNQEILEDRLSLWEDADDALSFSSGMSAIATLLLTFVRPGDVVVHSGPLYAATETLIAKILSQFGVSWVDFPSGSTREEIDATIERAKTMGRVALIYLESPANPTNQLVDVEAVAAARKAAFKPDELPPIAMDNTFLGPLWAKPLAQGADLSIYSLTKYAGGHSDLVAGGLVGRKDLINQVRSMRNTIGTICDPNTAWMLLRSLETLELRMEKAGRNAEKVCAFLRDHPKVEKVGYLGFLEEGSRQADIYNRHCTGAGSTFSLYLKGGEKEAFAFLDSLQIAHLAVSLGGTETLASAPAAMTHLSVPDDRKAALGITPNLVRISIGVENADDLIADFANALEAV, from the coding sequence ATGACGAACGAAAACGAAAACGAGCTTAGCGGAACGCAGAAGCGCCGGCCCAAGCAATCGCCGACCAAGATCGGCAATCACCAGCTCAGCCCCTCGACCCTGATGATGGGCTACGGGTTCGACCCGGAGCTCAGCGAAGGCTCGCTGAAACCGCCCATCTTCCTCACCTCCACCTTTGTTTTCGAGAATGCGGCCGCGGGCAAGCGCTTCTTTGAAGGCGTGACCGGCAAGCGCCCCGGCGGCGCGGAGGGCCTGATTTACTCCCGCTTCAACGGCCCGAACCAGGAGATCCTCGAAGATCGCCTGAGCCTGTGGGAGGACGCCGACGACGCTTTGTCCTTCTCCAGCGGAATGTCGGCAATCGCGACGCTCCTGCTCACCTTCGTCCGCCCCGGCGATGTCGTCGTCCACTCCGGCCCGCTCTACGCGGCGACCGAGACTTTGATCGCCAAGATCCTCAGCCAGTTCGGCGTGTCGTGGGTCGACTTCCCCTCAGGCTCGACGCGCGAGGAGATCGACGCGACCATCGAGCGCGCTAAGACCATGGGCCGGGTCGCGCTCATCTATCTCGAAAGCCCGGCGAACCCGACCAACCAGCTTGTCGACGTGGAAGCCGTCGCCGCAGCGCGGAAGGCGGCTTTCAAGCCGGACGAACTGCCGCCGATCGCGATGGACAACACCTTCCTGGGGCCGTTGTGGGCGAAGCCGCTCGCGCAAGGCGCTGACCTAAGCATCTACAGCCTGACCAAATATGCCGGCGGGCACAGCGATCTCGTCGCCGGCGGGCTCGTCGGCCGCAAGGACCTGATCAACCAGGTGCGCAGCATGCGCAACACGATCGGCACCATTTGCGACCCCAACACCGCCTGGATGCTACTGCGCAGTCTCGAAACTCTCGAGCTCAGGATGGAGAAGGCGGGAAGGAATGCCGAAAAAGTCTGCGCCTTCCTCCGCGATCATCCCAAGGTCGAGAAGGTCGGCTACCTCGGCTTCCTCGAAGAGGGGTCGCGCCAGGCCGACATCTACAACCGCCACTGCACCGGCGCCGGATCCACCTTCTCCCTCTACCTGAAGGGCGGAGAGAAGGAGGCGTTCGCCTTCCTCGACTCCCTGCAGATCGCGCATCTCGCGGTCAGCCTTGGCGGCACCGAGACCCTCGCCAGCGCTCCGGCTGCGATGACCCACCTGTCGGTGCCCGACGACCGCAAGGCCGCGCTTGGGATCACTCCGAACCTGGTGCGGATCTCCATCGGCGTCGAGAATGCCGACGACCTCATCGCCGACTTCGCGAACGCTCTCGAAGCGGTCTAG
- the pgeF gene encoding peptidoglycan editing factor PgeF produces MSVEVIRTNVLAGTPHGFLGRRGGVSTGIVAGLNVGTGSTDQPEAIAENRKRAVEAVLPAAQLATVYQVHSGDAVVVQSPWPHDQRPKADAMATDRPGILLGILTADCAPVLLADAEAGVVGAAHAGWRGALAGVTDSAIAAMESLGARRERIAAAIGPCIGQASYEVDEAFRQRFVEADETNDRFFATVAGQRPHFDLEAYVASRLAAAGLASVEPLGLDTYADADRFFSYRRATHNREPDYGRQISLIGLA; encoded by the coding sequence ATGAGCGTCGAGGTGATCCGCACGAATGTGCTCGCAGGTACGCCGCACGGCTTCCTTGGCCGGAGAGGCGGCGTCTCGACGGGCATAGTCGCTGGTCTGAACGTCGGCACGGGCAGCACGGACCAGCCTGAGGCAATCGCCGAGAACCGGAAGCGCGCGGTCGAGGCGGTGCTTCCCGCCGCCCAGCTGGCGACGGTCTACCAGGTCCATTCCGGCGACGCCGTGGTCGTTCAGTCTCCCTGGCCGCACGACCAGCGGCCGAAGGCCGACGCAATGGCGACCGACAGGCCTGGAATCCTTCTCGGAATCCTCACCGCCGACTGCGCGCCGGTTCTGCTCGCCGACGCTGAAGCGGGCGTCGTAGGGGCAGCGCACGCAGGCTGGCGCGGAGCGCTTGCCGGAGTGACCGACTCTGCAATCGCCGCGATGGAAAGCCTCGGCGCAAGGCGCGAGCGCATCGCCGCGGCCATCGGTCCGTGCATCGGTCAGGCCAGCTACGAGGTGGACGAAGCCTTCCGCCAGCGCTTCGTCGAAGCCGACGAAACCAACGACCGCTTCTTCGCGACCGTCGCCGGTCAGCGGCCGCACTTCGACCTCGAAGCGTACGTCGCCTCGCGCCTCGCCGCCGCAGGACTCGCTTCCGTCGAGCCGCTCGGCCTCGACACCTATGCCGATGCGGACCGTTTCTTCAGCTACCGACGCGCGACCCACAACCGCGAGCCCGATTACGGGCGCCAGATCAGCCTCATCGGGCTTGCCTGA
- a CDS encoding class I SAM-dependent methyltransferase, translating to MTPLERALRDQILSEGPITVEAFMHACNAYYYATRDPLGTRGDFTTAPEISQMFGELIGACLAACWAAAEKPEDVIYIELGPGRGTLAADALRVLRSAGLDPPVHLVETSPILRGAQAEAVPGATWHDDLSTLPNSPMLVVANEFLDALPVRQLVDGIERKVTAAAGGLAFDRDGTIVEQSPARGEAVAEIAKRLISNGGAALIIDYGHERSAPGDTLQAVRGHRYAPVLDKPGEQDLTAHVDFEAVAKAAVDAGAKVTRLVTQRQWLERLGISARAEALAAAHPHRAEEIGAARTRLTAPGGMGDLFKVLAIHSPDWPSPAGLE from the coding sequence TTGACCCCGCTGGAGCGGGCGCTCCGGGACCAGATCCTTTCCGAAGGTCCCATCACGGTCGAAGCCTTCATGCACGCGTGCAACGCTTATTATTATGCGACCCGCGATCCGCTCGGCACCCGTGGCGACTTCACGACGGCGCCGGAAATCAGCCAGATGTTCGGCGAGCTCATCGGCGCGTGCCTCGCCGCCTGCTGGGCAGCCGCCGAGAAGCCTGAGGATGTAATCTACATCGAGCTCGGGCCTGGCAGAGGGACGTTAGCAGCGGATGCGCTGCGCGTGCTTCGGTCCGCGGGCCTCGATCCGCCGGTCCATTTGGTCGAGACGAGCCCGATCCTACGCGGCGCCCAGGCGGAGGCGGTTCCCGGAGCGACCTGGCACGACGATCTATCGACCCTGCCCAACTCGCCGATGCTGGTCGTAGCTAATGAATTCCTCGACGCGCTCCCGGTCCGCCAGCTGGTCGACGGGATCGAGCGCAAGGTGACCGCGGCCGCCGGCGGGCTGGCCTTCGACCGCGACGGGACGATCGTCGAGCAGTCGCCGGCGCGCGGCGAGGCCGTGGCCGAAATCGCTAAGCGCCTCATCAGCAACGGCGGCGCGGCGCTCATCATCGATTACGGACATGAACGCAGCGCGCCCGGCGACACCCTTCAGGCGGTCCGCGGCCATCGCTACGCTCCGGTTCTCGACAAGCCGGGAGAACAGGATTTGACCGCCCATGTCGATTTCGAGGCCGTAGCGAAGGCCGCCGTGGACGCCGGAGCGAAAGTCACCCGGCTCGTCACCCAGCGCCAGTGGCTCGAGCGTCTCGGCATATCGGCACGAGCCGAGGCGCTCGCCGCCGCCCATCCCCACCGTGCCGAGGAGATTGGGGCCGCGCGGACACGTCTGACGGCCCCGGGCGGGATGGGCGATTTGTTCAAGGTGCTGGCGATCCACTCGCCCGACTGGCCGTCTCCGGCGGGGCTCGAATGA
- the lgt gene encoding prolipoprotein diacylglyceryl transferase: MPTTDQSNAIAWTDLHLSPVALHLGFFDLRWYSLAYLAGIFLGYWYLLKLLKQPGAPMARRHADDLVFYAALGIILGGRLGYVLFYNLPFYAQHPIEALKLWDGGMSFHGGLVGTVLGILYLSWKQKLPALRIHDYVACVAPIGLFFGRLANFVNHELWGAPTNVPWAIRFPEVVAGMTVLGPPRHPSQLYEALLEGAVLFAILAWMFWKTQARYEPGKLVGAFGFFYGVFRFLVEFVREPDPQLTGFAHATGLHMGQWLSLPLIFGGIWLMWTAKARRVRVEPTLGTASVS, translated from the coding sequence TTGCCGACGACCGACCAATCCAATGCGATCGCCTGGACCGACCTTCACCTGTCGCCGGTCGCGCTTCACCTCGGCTTCTTTGACCTCCGCTGGTACAGCCTTGCGTACCTCGCGGGCATCTTCCTCGGCTATTGGTATCTTCTCAAGCTTCTCAAGCAGCCGGGCGCCCCGATGGCGCGGCGTCACGCCGACGATCTGGTCTTCTACGCGGCGCTCGGGATCATCCTCGGCGGCCGCCTCGGCTACGTGCTGTTCTACAACCTGCCCTTCTACGCCCAGCACCCGATCGAGGCGCTCAAGCTGTGGGACGGGGGCATGTCGTTCCACGGCGGCCTCGTCGGCACAGTGCTCGGAATCCTCTACCTCAGCTGGAAGCAGAAGCTGCCGGCGCTCAGGATCCACGATTATGTCGCCTGCGTCGCGCCCATCGGCCTGTTCTTCGGCCGCCTCGCCAATTTCGTGAACCACGAGCTGTGGGGAGCGCCGACCAACGTCCCTTGGGCAATCCGTTTTCCCGAAGTGGTCGCGGGAATGACCGTCCTCGGCCCCCCGCGGCACCCGAGCCAGCTCTACGAAGCGCTGCTCGAGGGGGCCGTCCTGTTCGCGATCCTTGCGTGGATGTTCTGGAAGACGCAGGCCCGCTACGAGCCGGGCAAGCTCGTCGGCGCTTTCGGCTTCTTCTACGGAGTTTTCCGCTTCCTGGTGGAATTCGTCCGCGAGCCCGACCCTCAGCTCACCGGCTTCGCTCATGCAACCGGCCTACACATGGGCCAGTGGCTGTCGCTGCCGCTGATCTTCGGCGGAATCTGGCTGATGTGGACCGCCAAGGCCCGCCGGGTGCGCGTCGAACCGACCCTCGGGACCGCGAGCGTCTCTTGA